Proteins co-encoded in one Desulfovibrio inopinatus DSM 10711 genomic window:
- a CDS encoding RCC1 domain-containing protein, whose protein sequence is MYKTWHFTQETSGHCIGIGDNASGQLGSGDTVSRNYAFKLNDTVYNFQKYANGKDHTLAIDDTGRLWGWGKDTHGQLLGNGDSLVPVLLDDTKTWWAIAAGDGVSFGSVLEGPGLLAYVGDPPDHNVYAWGNGANGLLGLGTTDSHSAMQAVMFPNHCKPFIRSIAVSCEDPAHVVCADGNLWTFAWGDNSYGQLGIDNTVDTLPASATIPVELHWLTTDYDAPLGVQAVAAGVGFTAVIDLDYNLFVFGRDINGVLGAGTVGGDRSRPYRITRCEYFWHKVAAGKDHLLAVSADNTVFAWGSNDRGQCGAESAHTLYDRPEPIQDGSTGTIDRLEAGDGVSGFTVDTNTPDGATNDFSDTCVASDPDLSSSGDQGHPRNIYQFTGAMGALASILTNIGLGDAAMGSLYAGGENVLFYRYHIEQMRLYGWGINANGELGIYNADTVLNSSPATSAVGRWDAVSIGKVHVVAIKDGALYAWGKNDQGQVGAYTAGAVVLFPLRLEPVDCDGNCIGQTFFDCAAGPGFSLALANTVQSKNGVLFGWGSNADGCLGPDLPATVSRPTMCAASAEATWSWEGFTKVVTAQDGEPFCAGIMITDLFTWGRNTYGQLGLNDTTDRNAPTLFEGDNWNESLWGILKDVALGKQFMAVLTLSGRILTCGQGSNYKLGHGDDTADRYQLTQVGTCTLFTRVACGDEHVVALAEDGALITWGYGTTKVPTIRDDGTAGSFTHASCGSTFSVVAKNLAVPGAGTTKDDPCIAASAVTAGLYLFGTGANKCGMGGATPFQIPSEQTNLVGQEFILSGRNADFTAIGQTDDTVYIWGDNNSYGVHGDGTTTAKNVPTEIVSPVFVQMSVGQTHALAIDATGAMWACGYNYWGQLGLGDRTSRNTWTQVGSDVDWAEVSAGYDVSLARKADGTIHAAGYGYYGSLGVATAPLYQSIFEQIGTFNNWVRVECGMYYQCHAISSSGDLYAWGYNDSGRLGLGDTTQRNEPVQVTGVSGVKKIATNFGHTLVIDGDDLLFAWGKDDYGKLGDSNTASQPSPIQIGTETWLEIAAGLQHSLGIKKADNSLWAWGRNLSYECGLTDTGNKTQPTLVHNTASWIRVYAGAYVSFATRS, encoded by the coding sequence ATGTATAAGACCTGGCATTTCACACAGGAAACAAGCGGTCATTGTATTGGCATCGGTGATAACGCGTCCGGTCAGCTTGGTAGTGGGGATACCGTCAGCCGGAACTACGCTTTTAAATTGAATGACACGGTCTACAATTTTCAGAAGTACGCCAACGGCAAGGATCATACGCTGGCTATCGACGATACGGGTCGATTGTGGGGGTGGGGAAAGGATACCCATGGACAGCTTCTCGGCAACGGGGATTCCCTGGTTCCGGTTTTGCTCGATGACACCAAAACATGGTGGGCCATTGCAGCCGGAGACGGCGTGTCGTTCGGCAGTGTTCTCGAAGGACCGGGACTTCTGGCCTATGTCGGCGATCCGCCCGACCATAACGTCTATGCCTGGGGCAACGGGGCGAACGGCCTTCTCGGGCTGGGAACGACAGACAGTCACAGCGCCATGCAGGCGGTGATGTTTCCGAACCATTGCAAGCCGTTTATCCGGTCCATTGCCGTGTCCTGCGAAGACCCTGCCCATGTTGTCTGCGCCGACGGCAATCTGTGGACATTCGCCTGGGGAGACAACAGCTATGGTCAACTCGGTATCGACAATACCGTAGATACGCTTCCGGCAAGCGCCACTATTCCGGTCGAACTCCACTGGCTGACAACGGATTACGACGCACCGCTTGGCGTTCAGGCCGTGGCCGCCGGTGTCGGGTTCACGGCCGTCATCGACCTTGACTACAACTTGTTCGTTTTCGGTCGGGACATCAACGGTGTCCTTGGTGCGGGAACCGTCGGCGGCGACCGGAGCCGGCCGTATCGCATCACACGCTGTGAATATTTCTGGCACAAAGTGGCGGCGGGCAAGGATCATCTCTTGGCCGTGTCCGCAGACAATACGGTCTTTGCCTGGGGCAGTAATGATCGGGGGCAGTGCGGGGCGGAAAGCGCCCACACGTTGTATGATCGACCCGAACCGATTCAGGATGGAAGCACGGGCACCATTGATCGGCTTGAAGCCGGTGACGGCGTGTCGGGGTTCACGGTGGACACGAATACCCCGGATGGCGCGACCAACGATTTTAGCGATACCTGTGTTGCCTCCGACCCCGATTTGTCGAGCAGCGGGGACCAGGGACATCCTCGCAATATCTACCAGTTCACCGGAGCCATGGGAGCTTTGGCTTCCATCCTGACCAATATCGGCCTGGGCGATGCCGCCATGGGTTCCCTGTATGCCGGGGGCGAGAACGTCCTGTTCTATCGATATCACATCGAGCAGATGCGCCTCTATGGCTGGGGAATCAACGCCAACGGCGAACTCGGTATTTATAACGCCGATACGGTCCTCAATTCCTCGCCGGCAACCTCCGCCGTGGGACGGTGGGACGCGGTGTCCATCGGCAAGGTCCATGTCGTGGCCATCAAGGACGGCGCACTCTACGCCTGGGGCAAAAACGACCAGGGACAGGTGGGGGCCTATACCGCTGGAGCCGTCGTCCTGTTTCCTCTCCGGCTTGAGCCGGTGGACTGCGACGGCAATTGCATCGGACAAACGTTTTTCGACTGTGCCGCCGGTCCGGGATTCAGTTTGGCGCTGGCCAATACGGTTCAGTCGAAAAATGGCGTCCTGTTCGGTTGGGGGAGCAACGCCGACGGCTGTTTGGGACCGGATTTACCCGCGACGGTGTCTCGTCCGACGATGTGCGCCGCGTCGGCCGAGGCGACGTGGTCCTGGGAAGGGTTCACCAAGGTCGTGACCGCGCAGGATGGAGAACCCTTTTGTGCCGGCATTATGATTACGGATCTTTTTACCTGGGGACGCAATACCTACGGTCAGCTTGGCTTAAACGACACCACGGACAGGAATGCACCGACGCTTTTTGAGGGCGACAACTGGAACGAATCGCTTTGGGGGATTCTCAAGGATGTCGCTTTGGGCAAGCAGTTCATGGCGGTTCTCACGCTTTCCGGCCGCATTCTGACGTGCGGCCAGGGGAGCAACTACAAACTCGGACACGGGGATGACACGGCTGACAGATACCAGCTGACTCAGGTCGGAACATGCACTCTGTTTACCCGTGTGGCCTGCGGCGACGAACACGTTGTCGCTCTGGCCGAGGATGGTGCGCTCATCACCTGGGGCTACGGTACGACCAAGGTGCCGACGATTCGCGATGACGGGACGGCCGGCTCGTTCACCCATGCCTCATGCGGTTCCACGTTCTCGGTTGTTGCCAAGAATCTCGCCGTTCCCGGAGCCGGAACGACCAAGGATGACCCGTGTATCGCCGCCAGCGCGGTTACGGCCGGGCTTTATCTCTTTGGTACCGGTGCCAACAAGTGCGGTATGGGAGGCGCGACCCCATTTCAAATTCCGTCCGAACAGACCAATCTTGTCGGCCAGGAATTCATTCTCAGTGGCCGCAACGCCGATTTCACCGCCATCGGCCAGACCGACGACACCGTCTACATCTGGGGAGACAACAACAGCTACGGTGTCCACGGCGACGGCACGACAACCGCCAAGAACGTCCCGACGGAAATCGTTTCTCCCGTTTTCGTCCAAATGTCCGTCGGTCAGACGCATGCGTTGGCCATTGACGCCACCGGGGCCATGTGGGCTTGCGGCTACAATTATTGGGGGCAACTCGGACTTGGCGACCGCACATCCCGCAACACCTGGACCCAGGTCGGTTCGGACGTGGATTGGGCCGAGGTCTCGGCCGGCTATGATGTGTCCCTGGCTCGTAAGGCCGACGGCACCATTCACGCGGCGGGATATGGCTACTACGGCTCTCTCGGCGTGGCCACGGCACCGTTGTACCAAAGTATCTTTGAACAGATCGGCACCTTCAATAACTGGGTGCGGGTCGAATGCGGCATGTATTACCAGTGCCATGCCATAAGTTCATCCGGCGACCTCTACGCCTGGGGCTACAATGATTCCGGCCGGCTGGGACTGGGCGACACCACTCAGCGAAACGAACCGGTCCAGGTGACGGGTGTTTCCGGGGTCAAGAAGATCGCCACCAATTTCGGGCATACGCTCGTCATTGACGGCGATGACCTTCTCTTTGCCTGGGGCAAGGACGATTACGGCAAACTCGGAGACAGCAACACGGCAAGTCAGCCTTCCCCCATCCAGATCGGCACGGAGACCTGGCTCGAAATCGCGGCCGGGCTTCAGCACAGTCTGGGCATCAAGAAGGCGGACAACTCGCTCTGGGCCTGGGGTCGGAATCTCTCCTACGAATGCGGCCTGACCGATACCGGCAACAAGACGCAGCCCACCCTGGTCCATAACACAGCCTCATGGATACGGGTTTATGCCGGGGCCTACGTCTCCTTCGCCACGAGGTCATGA
- a CDS encoding DUF6682 family protein gives MSVRVADILWRMAQTMNDEDHLTWTWAEKLDGINAAQRLLVLDKPDATATRTILELRPGTQQTIPDDGIMLLRLIRNIGSLGGQIITLTDWDALGVEIGNWMQLDASSVVRNYLFDQNQPTAFDVLPPNDGTGQVELIYSRAPNPVAVGQTVFQAAYGYPLDWYVAPNAENGMGYRTIVAGSAGSTEPTWPTTVGETVTSGAAVFRCEGQALLDVPDTYVEFVFFMAMAMCYFKEAAYAGNVSQAQLHAQTAYSLIGLKEKAESFNNPNAKSLLTSQAAKAEAAAAR, from the coding sequence ATGAGCGTTCGCGTTGCCGATATCCTCTGGCGTATGGCCCAGACCATGAACGATGAGGATCACCTCACGTGGACATGGGCCGAGAAACTGGACGGGATCAACGCCGCCCAGCGCTTGCTTGTGCTCGACAAGCCGGATGCAACGGCAACGCGGACCATTCTTGAACTACGGCCAGGGACACAGCAGACTATTCCCGACGACGGCATCATGCTGCTGCGCCTTATCCGTAATATCGGCAGTCTGGGCGGTCAGATCATCACCCTGACCGACTGGGATGCCCTTGGTGTGGAAATTGGGAACTGGATGCAGTTGGACGCGTCTTCGGTTGTCCGTAACTACCTCTTTGACCAGAACCAGCCTACGGCCTTCGACGTGTTGCCGCCCAACGACGGCACCGGACAGGTTGAACTCATTTATTCGCGTGCGCCGAATCCCGTGGCCGTGGGGCAGACGGTCTTTCAGGCCGCCTATGGCTATCCCCTGGACTGGTATGTCGCTCCAAACGCCGAGAACGGCATGGGCTACCGGACTATTGTCGCCGGGAGTGCCGGATCAACGGAACCGACCTGGCCGACCACGGTGGGCGAAACCGTGACGAGTGGAGCGGCTGTCTTTCGGTGCGAGGGACAAGCCCTTTTGGATGTGCCCGACACCTATGTCGAGTTCGTGTTCTTCATGGCCATGGCCATGTGCTATTTCAAGGAAGCCGCCTACGCCGGGAACGTCTCTCAAGCCCAGTTGCACGCCCAGACCGCCTATTCGTTGATCGGTCTCAAGGAAAAAGCCGAGTCCTTCAACAATCCCAACGCCAAATCCCTGCTGACGAGCCAGGCCGCCAAGGCCGAAGCCGCTGCCGCGAGGTGA